From a region of the Odoribacter splanchnicus DSM 20712 genome:
- a CDS encoding DegT/DnrJ/EryC1/StrS family aminotransferase, with translation MDNEKQITVTSPLLPPLDELIPCLRDIWERKWLTNNGHYHQLLEKALAEYLKVPYISLFTNGTLPLITALQALRITGEVITTPYSFVATTHSLWWNGIKPVFVDIEPETCNIDPEKIEAAITPKTTAIMPVHVYGKPCDTVRIQEIADKYGLKVIYDAAHAFGVEVNGNSVLEAGDMSTLSFHATKVYNTVEGGALVCHDGQTKQRIDYLKNFGFAGETTVIAPGINGKMDEVRAAYGLLNLKQVDAAIEARRQVAVRYREELKDVPGIRVMEDMPGVRHNYSYFPIFVNAERYGMTRDELYTRMKERNVLGRRYFYPLISEFSTYRGLESARPENLPVAHKVADSVICLPMYSGLEREEAERVLDCIVK, from the coding sequence AAGTCCTTTGTTACCGCCTTTGGACGAATTGATACCCTGCTTGCGTGACATTTGGGAGAGGAAATGGTTGACGAATAACGGGCATTACCATCAGCTGTTGGAAAAGGCTTTGGCTGAATATTTGAAAGTGCCTTATATCAGTTTGTTCACCAACGGGACATTGCCTTTGATTACGGCATTGCAGGCGTTGCGGATTACCGGGGAAGTGATAACGACACCTTACAGTTTTGTGGCAACAACACATTCGCTGTGGTGGAATGGGATTAAGCCGGTATTTGTAGATATAGAACCGGAGACATGCAATATCGATCCGGAGAAAATCGAGGCGGCGATTACGCCAAAAACGACGGCAATAATGCCTGTTCATGTATATGGAAAACCTTGTGATACTGTTCGGATACAAGAGATTGCAGACAAATATGGTTTGAAGGTGATTTATGATGCAGCTCATGCGTTTGGTGTGGAAGTAAATGGAAACTCCGTATTGGAAGCCGGTGATATGTCGACGTTGAGTTTTCATGCGACGAAGGTGTACAACACGGTGGAAGGGGGAGCATTGGTGTGTCATGACGGGCAGACAAAACAACGAATAGATTATTTGAAGAATTTCGGTTTTGCAGGAGAAACGACCGTGATTGCTCCGGGTATCAACGGGAAGATGGACGAGGTGCGGGCTGCGTACGGACTGCTGAATTTGAAACAGGTGGATGCGGCCATTGAAGCACGGAGACAGGTGGCGGTGAGGTATCGGGAGGAATTGAAAGATGTGCCGGGTATCCGGGTAATGGAGGATATGCCGGGTGTGCGGCATAATTACTCTTATTTTCCGATTTTCGTGAATGCAGAACGGTATGGGATGACGCGGGATGAATTGTATACGCGGATGAAGGAAAGGAATGTCTTGGGGCGGCGCTATTTTTACCCGTTGATCAGTGAGTTCTCGACTTACCGCGGTCTGGAATCCGCGAGGCCGGAGAATCTGCCTGTAGCGCACAAGGTGGCGGACAGCGTGATTTGTTTGCCGATGTATAGCGGTTTGGAGCGGGAAGAGGCGGAAAGAGTGTTGGATTGTATAGTAAAATGA
- a CDS encoding ATP-grasp domain-containing protein, whose translation MKQKKLLLLGGLRYLLPVIEAAHKLGYYVITCDYIPGNIAHKYSDEYHNVSIIDKEAVLALARELEIDGIMSFAVDPGVVTAAYVQDQMGLPGNPYESVKILQNKDRFRRFLSEYGFNVPWAFGFSSVGDTLLKSGEFTYPLIVKPTDSAGSKGVTRVDRAEDLEDAVKYALKHSISERVIVEEFIEKEGCSSDTDCFSVDGELKFVSFSAQRFDEKAANPYTPSAFSWPSTMTKEQEAELTFELQRLLYLLGMRTSIYNVETRIGKNGKTYIMEVSPRGGGNRLAEMLRYATGVDLITNAVRAAVGEEVVGVEQKPYQGYWAEVVLHADKDGCFNGLEMDDEFRNKHVKEVDLWVEKGDSVSAFRGANDAIGTLVVRFDTDDELQEFIKRGKDKYQIVLK comes from the coding sequence ATGAAACAGAAAAAATTATTGTTGTTGGGAGGACTACGTTATTTACTCCCGGTGATAGAGGCTGCCCATAAATTGGGGTATTATGTGATAACGTGTGATTATATTCCCGGTAACATTGCGCATAAGTATTCGGATGAGTATCATAATGTGAGTATTATAGACAAAGAGGCTGTTTTGGCGTTAGCCCGGGAGTTGGAAATAGATGGAATTATGTCGTTTGCGGTAGACCCTGGAGTAGTGACGGCGGCTTATGTACAGGATCAGATGGGATTGCCGGGGAATCCTTATGAGTCAGTGAAGATATTGCAGAATAAAGACCGGTTCCGTCGTTTTTTGTCGGAGTATGGTTTTAATGTGCCTTGGGCATTTGGTTTCTCTTCTGTGGGGGATACTTTGTTAAAATCCGGTGAGTTTACTTATCCTTTAATTGTAAAACCGACAGATTCCGCAGGGAGTAAAGGTGTGACAAGAGTGGACAGGGCGGAGGATCTGGAGGATGCGGTAAAGTATGCTTTGAAGCATTCTATTTCGGAAAGGGTGATTGTGGAGGAGTTTATAGAAAAGGAAGGTTGTTCATCGGATACGGACTGTTTTTCCGTAGATGGGGAGTTGAAGTTTGTTTCTTTTTCGGCGCAACGCTTCGATGAAAAGGCGGCAAATCCTTACACACCTTCTGCATTTAGTTGGCCCTCGACTATGACGAAAGAACAGGAGGCGGAGTTAACTTTCGAGTTGCAGCGGTTGTTGTATTTGTTAGGGATGCGGACATCGATTTATAATGTGGAAACTCGTATAGGGAAGAATGGGAAAACTTACATTATGGAGGTTTCACCACGTGGAGGAGGCAACCGTTTGGCGGAAATGTTACGTTATGCGACAGGGGTAGATTTGATTACCAATGCGGTGAGGGCTGCGGTAGGTGAAGAGGTTGTCGGTGTGGAACAGAAACCTTATCAAGGATACTGGGCGGAGGTGGTACTGCATGCAGATAAGGATGGATGTTTCAACGGATTGGAAATGGATGATGAGTTCCGAAATAAGCATGTGAAAGAAGTTGATTTGTGGGTAGAAAAAGGGGATTCCGTTTCTGCTTTCAGGGGGGCGAATGACGCGATAGGGACGTTGGTGGTGAGGTTTGATACGGATGATGAATTACAGGAATTTATAAAGAGGGGAAAAGACAAGTATCAAATTGTGCTTAAATGA
- a CDS encoding GNAT family N-acetyltransferase translates to MSIKFREFENRDIDFVYHCKNDENLSRLIVGEFKPISKSEAIQWVEGCKGHHDDYIFWAICKDDESEDIIGWASLANINKVNKSASTHSIVIGDRDYNDGFTWIETVRFMFEYAFETLKLNRLYGVSLVGHPMSNIIGDLMFMAKEGVLRQAIFKNGRFYDLLYNAILRDEYYIHKENGDYEMRKIIKRLRNLRHG, encoded by the coding sequence ATGTCCATAAAATTTAGAGAGTTTGAAAATAGGGATATAGATTTTGTTTATCACTGTAAAAATGACGAAAATCTTTCTCGGTTAATAGTTGGAGAATTTAAGCCCATATCAAAATCTGAAGCAATCCAATGGGTTGAAGGATGTAAAGGGCATCATGATGATTACATTTTTTGGGCAATTTGTAAGGATGATGAATCTGAGGATATAATAGGGTGGGCAAGTTTGGCAAATATTAATAAAGTGAATAAAAGTGCTTCAACTCATAGCATTGTTATCGGAGATAGGGATTACAATGATGGTTTTACTTGGATTGAGACTGTTCGCTTTATGTTTGAATATGCGTTTGAAACACTTAAACTGAATCGTCTCTATGGGGTTTCGTTGGTAGGACATCCTATGAGTAACATAATAGGAGATTTGATGTTTATGGCAAAGGAAGGAGTACTTAGACAGGCGATATTTAAAAATGGAAGATTTTATGATCTCTTGTATAATGCAATCCTTAGAGATGAATATTATATACATAAAGAAAATGGAGATTATGAGATGAGAAAGATTATTAAAAGACTAAGAAATTTACGACATGGATAA
- a CDS encoding ACP S-malonyltransferase, which translates to MDNAFIFSGQGSQKEGMGKSLYLNSQVARKIYEDADNILGERFSDFIFNASEEVLMDTRYTQPAIFIYEVAAALGQSDFKPDCVAGHSLGEYAALVVSGTLDFEETLKFVWRRGQIFHEAFQKHPSAMGAIIGIPDDKVLSVLQTVGNEDGNSLYIANYNGPGQLVITGDRTSIKKACKIFKDMGAKRAVLLPMKGVGHSPNSKEEGEILEKEIMKLSFKTPNIPIYQDVDALPHKDPVKIKENQIKLMTSPVQWTNITRNMVSNGVRNFYEVGTDDTLQKIVSRMYPDLLVTSIWTCNDYRNIKPYNL; encoded by the coding sequence ATGGATAATGCTTTTATTTTTTCAGGACAAGGAAGTCAAAAAGAAGGTATGGGGAAGTCGTTATATCTCAACTCTCAGGTTGCTAGGAAAATATATGAAGATGCGGATAATATTTTAGGTGAAAGATTCTCTGATTTTATATTTAACGCATCCGAGGAAGTATTAATGGATACAAGATATACGCAGCCGGCCATATTTATCTATGAAGTTGCTGCTGCGTTGGGACAATCAGATTTTAAACCTGATTGTGTGGCCGGTCATTCTTTGGGCGAATATGCCGCACTTGTTGTTTCTGGGACTCTTGATTTTGAGGAAACACTTAAGTTTGTATGGAGAAGAGGACAAATTTTCCATGAAGCATTTCAAAAGCATCCAAGTGCAATGGGGGCTATTATAGGTATCCCTGATGATAAAGTTCTTTCGGTTCTGCAAACTGTTGGGAATGAGGATGGGAATAGCCTTTATATAGCAAATTATAATGGACCGGGGCAATTGGTTATAACTGGTGACAGAACCTCTATAAAAAAAGCATGCAAGATTTTTAAAGATATGGGAGCTAAAAGAGCTGTACTTCTTCCTATGAAAGGAGTTGGACATTCTCCTAATTCTAAAGAGGAGGGTGAAATTCTTGAAAAAGAAATAATGAAACTAAGTTTTAAAACACCAAATATTCCAATATATCAGGATGTTGATGCCTTACCGCATAAAGACCCCGTTAAAATTAAAGAGAATCAAATAAAACTTATGACGAGTCCAGTGCAATGGACGAATATAACTCGGAATATGGTTTCAAATGGAGTTCGTAACTTTTATGAAGTAGGTACAGACGATACTTTACAGAAAATTGTTTCGCGAATGTATCCTGATTTATTAGTGACATCTATTTGGACATGCAATGACTATAGAAATATAAAACCATATAATTTATAA
- a CDS encoding acyl carrier protein has product MNIDNFIENFAGEFEETPIENFSMDTEFKSLEEWNSLTALSIISMIDDNYDKTITGADLRKCVTIKELFDLVSSK; this is encoded by the coding sequence ATGAATATAGATAATTTTATTGAAAATTTTGCAGGAGAATTTGAGGAAACTCCTATAGAGAACTTTTCGATGGATACTGAGTTCAAAAGCCTTGAAGAGTGGAATTCATTAACAGCCCTTTCTATCATTTCGATGATAGATGATAATTATGATAAAACTATTACAGGGGCTGATTTACGGAAATGTGTAACAATTAAAGAGCTTTTTGATCTTGTTTCCTCAAAATGA
- a CDS encoding SDR family NAD(P)-dependent oxidoreductase, producing MMNRAFSLEGKTVFVTGASSGIGRGIAVGCARAGAKLILNGRDRDRLKETLSILDGEEHSIIVGDLSCESDIISIVENLPEIHGWVNSAAIPKVCPIKYFDKNNIEEIFSVNIISTMLLMSKLLKTKKIKRGASIVLISAITGAFVGSRGDTSYCATKGAVNGFMKGAALELASLGIRVNTVNPGLVPTNILKLSDQLAGESHHTELMFDQYPLKRLGTPEDIANGVIYLLSDASSWVTGHALAVDGGYLLQ from the coding sequence ATGATGAACCGTGCATTTTCTCTTGAGGGTAAAACCGTATTTGTAACAGGTGCATCGTCCGGTATAGGTAGAGGTATCGCTGTCGGTTGTGCTCGCGCCGGAGCAAAGCTAATACTCAATGGACGGGATCGAGATAGATTAAAGGAAACTTTATCTATACTTGATGGGGAAGAACATTCTATTATTGTCGGTGATTTGTCGTGTGAGTCGGATATCATTTCTATTGTTGAAAATTTACCAGAAATTCATGGTTGGGTTAATAGTGCTGCAATACCCAAAGTTTGTCCTATAAAGTATTTTGATAAGAACAATATTGAAGAGATATTTAGTGTTAATATTATTTCGACCATGTTGTTAATGTCAAAATTATTAAAAACGAAAAAGATTAAACGAGGGGCATCAATTGTGCTGATTTCAGCCATAACAGGAGCATTTGTTGGTAGTCGAGGCGATACTTCGTATTGTGCGACAAAAGGCGCGGTTAATGGTTTCATGAAAGGCGCTGCATTAGAGTTAGCGTCCTTAGGAATAAGAGTCAATACCGTAAATCCTGGTCTTGTACCGACGAATATCTTAAAGTTATCTGATCAACTTGCAGGTGAATCTCATCATACAGAGTTGATGTTCGACCAATATCCTTTAAAGCGATTAGGTACTCCAGAAGATATTGCTAATGGAGTTATATATCTTCTTTCTGATGCATCTTCATGGGTTACAGGACATGCGCTGGCTGTTGATGGTGGATATCTTCTACAATAG
- a CDS encoding AMP-binding protein translates to MVINLLELFDLSVTKNGDKIAIVDGTRTISFNDLDKKSDILSQKIHNIAESVNRPVAVFLPKCIEAVIANIAIMKSANIFMNLDVKTPGQRLSNIVDLIEPVLIITDVKNVELINEVSGKIPILIIDDVNWEENINKETVKQQWSSVIDTDPFCIINTSGSTGTPKGVVLNHLSFLDFIYRSHEAFNIGENEIMGSLSPLVFDIYVLELCMLMYRSATIVLLPAHLSAFPVKILKIMQQQHVTFIFWVPTIMVNIANMGLLEKEPLPSLKLVWFAGEVFPTKQFNVWRKALPHTKFANLYGPIETAVDSIFYIVDRDISDNEPIPIGYAYRNTDILLLDHEDKMVTTTDVEGEICVRGSSLALGYYNNPIKTAAVFVQNPLNNHYPERIYRTGDIAIINSRNEIVFKGRKDSLIKHQGYRIELGEVEHVIVNILQLVKNGCIVYNFNKKEITLFYENSEEISIPDFRKTLSTQLPKYMIPSSFFRENELKRNTNGKIDRLYYKELVN, encoded by the coding sequence ATGGTAATTAATTTACTTGAACTTTTTGACCTCTCTGTCACAAAAAATGGAGACAAGATTGCAATAGTTGATGGAACTCGTACAATCTCTTTTAACGATCTTGATAAAAAATCCGATATACTTTCTCAAAAGATTCATAACATAGCTGAGTCTGTCAATCGACCTGTTGCTGTCTTTCTTCCCAAATGTATAGAAGCTGTAATTGCAAATATTGCGATTATGAAAAGTGCAAATATATTTATGAATCTAGATGTAAAGACGCCTGGTCAGAGATTAAGTAATATAGTGGACTTGATTGAGCCTGTTTTAATTATAACCGACGTAAAGAATGTTGAGTTAATTAACGAAGTCTCGGGGAAAATTCCTATATTGATAATTGATGATGTAAATTGGGAAGAAAATATCAACAAGGAGACCGTAAAGCAGCAATGGTCATCTGTAATTGATACGGACCCATTTTGTATTATAAACACTTCAGGCTCAACCGGAACTCCCAAAGGTGTGGTGTTGAATCACCTGAGTTTCCTTGATTTCATCTATAGGTCGCATGAAGCTTTCAACATAGGTGAAAATGAAATAATGGGGTCGTTGTCTCCTCTTGTATTTGACATCTATGTCCTCGAATTGTGCATGTTAATGTACCGCTCTGCAACTATTGTACTTCTTCCGGCTCATCTATCTGCTTTCCCGGTAAAAATTCTTAAGATAATGCAGCAACAACACGTGACTTTTATCTTTTGGGTTCCAACAATAATGGTAAATATTGCCAATATGGGACTATTGGAAAAAGAACCACTACCGAGTCTGAAACTTGTATGGTTTGCAGGAGAAGTTTTTCCGACCAAGCAGTTCAATGTATGGCGAAAAGCATTGCCCCATACGAAATTTGCTAACTTATATGGCCCTATTGAAACAGCGGTTGACAGTATCTTCTATATCGTAGACCGGGACATATCAGACAATGAGCCGATTCCAATAGGATATGCATATCGCAATACTGACATTCTTCTTTTAGATCATGAAGACAAAATGGTAACAACGACAGATGTAGAGGGTGAAATATGTGTTCGTGGAAGTTCGCTTGCATTAGGCTATTACAATAACCCTATAAAAACAGCTGCGGTATTCGTACAGAATCCTTTGAATAATCATTATCCGGAACGGATTTATCGTACTGGTGATATTGCGATAATCAATAGCCGAAATGAGATTGTATTTAAAGGGCGAAAGGACAGTCTTATAAAGCATCAAGGTTATAGAATAGAATTAGGAGAGGTAGAGCATGTAATAGTCAATATACTCCAACTCGTTAAAAACGGATGCATTGTGTACAATTTTAATAAAAAAGAGATTACCTTGTTCTATGAAAATTCAGAAGAAATATCTATACCCGATTTCCGAAAGACGTTGTCAACCCAATTGCCAAAGTATATGATACCTTCTTCTTTCTTCAGAGAAAATGAACTTAAACGTAACACTAACGGAAAGATTGACCGACTTTACTATAAGGAATTAGTAAATTAA
- a CDS encoding GNAT family N-acetyltransferase codes for MRILKLEQLSSINQLNNTINDFKRNGRSFFTNYIPDRTLHEKWVEQGNAFVFTFDNGIYIVFDCEFMLNIIFISRSKEEINDCLTEIGKKYGKPAVLEYILREGKDQSLGLPNKILRRMSRCGTFADSILPSKCVKKAILDDIPALLAIFKQYFDPLTERIPDNDEFIKLISSNGISIMCKNTEIIGMVIYQKNTLSIHLRYWWVSPNYRGNGVGADLLKDFFHSGRGCKRQFLWVFSDNTNAIERYKHYGFSFDGLADEIYIVK; via the coding sequence ATGAGAATATTAAAATTAGAGCAACTCTCCTCAATTAACCAGCTGAATAATACCATCAATGATTTTAAGCGAAACGGACGAAGTTTTTTTACAAATTACATACCGGATCGCACACTTCATGAAAAATGGGTTGAACAAGGCAATGCATTTGTTTTTACATTCGACAATGGAATATATATAGTCTTTGATTGCGAATTTATGCTAAATATAATATTTATTTCTCGTTCAAAGGAAGAAATAAATGATTGTTTGACAGAAATAGGCAAGAAGTATGGGAAGCCAGCCGTCTTGGAATATATACTCCGAGAAGGAAAAGATCAATCATTAGGTTTACCTAACAAAATATTGCGTCGAATGAGTCGTTGTGGTACATTTGCAGATTCGATTTTACCATCAAAATGTGTAAAAAAAGCTATTTTGGATGATATCCCAGCGCTTCTCGCAATTTTCAAGCAGTATTTTGATCCTCTGACTGAACGCATACCCGATAATGATGAATTTATAAAACTTATAAGTAGCAATGGGATTTCAATTATGTGTAAAAATACAGAAATCATTGGAATGGTTATCTACCAAAAAAATACTTTGAGCATTCACCTGCGGTATTGGTGGGTTTCTCCAAATTATAGGGGAAATGGAGTGGGAGCCGATTTGTTAAAAGATTTTTTTCATTCAGGCAGAGGGTGTAAGCGTCAATTCCTTTGGGTTTTTTCGGATAATACTAATGCCATAGAAAGATATAAGCATTATGGATTCTCCTTTGATGGGTTAGCTGATGAAATATACATAGTTAAATAA
- a CDS encoding acyl carrier protein, translated as MKEKILNILKDIRPEFDFTASLNFIEDGMLDSFDIVTLVSELEDNFDVLIDGEDVIPENFDSIESIMNIIQKSKK; from the coding sequence ATGAAAGAAAAAATTTTAAACATTCTGAAAGATATTCGGCCAGAATTTGATTTTACAGCAAGTCTCAATTTTATAGAAGATGGAATGCTTGATTCCTTCGATATAGTGACACTCGTAAGCGAGTTGGAAGATAATTTTGATGTGCTGATAGATGGCGAAGATGTTATCCCTGAGAATTTCGACTCTATTGAGTCAATTATGAATATAATTCAAAAATCAAAAAAATAG
- a CDS encoding 3-oxoacyl-ACP synthase III family protein, whose protein sequence is MLLQFKNKRISSIISVIPANEVNFMDEIGNYSFTETQMKKLKKVMGFDKRRVSLHGETVSDYAIKGISTLIEEGVIKENEIGAIVVTTTSPDYFIPPTSNVIQGHFHFDMDTICIDTSQGCCGFVVGLVESFMLLDSMKNKKVLLITGDMLSHKVSRRDRASRPITGDGVAISVIENSLNTGDIYASIKNNGKAAFSVYIPAGGSKIPITEETGIEREDEFGNWRNLQQLCMQGDLVFNFIINDTPVMIEELMTEAKEIKENVDYFICHQSSVFTLKKLREHLGVSKEKLPNDIVPIYGNSSSATIPVTLTHHFSDMFKDKNINRIMFAAFGTGLSLGAVLMDVPKFDYCEFIEYAHSNAQL, encoded by the coding sequence ATGTTATTGCAATTTAAAAATAAACGAATTTCATCCATTATTTCCGTAATTCCAGCTAATGAAGTGAATTTTATGGATGAAATTGGTAACTATTCTTTTACCGAAACTCAAATGAAAAAGCTTAAAAAAGTAATGGGTTTTGATAAACGAAGAGTCTCTTTACACGGTGAAACTGTTAGCGATTATGCAATAAAGGGAATTTCGACTCTTATTGAAGAAGGGGTTATTAAAGAAAATGAAATTGGTGCAATAGTAGTAACAACTACATCGCCAGATTATTTCATACCACCAACAAGTAATGTTATTCAAGGGCATTTCCATTTTGATATGGACACAATTTGTATAGATACTTCACAAGGTTGTTGCGGATTTGTTGTCGGGCTTGTCGAAAGTTTTATGCTTCTTGACTCTATGAAAAATAAAAAAGTCCTTCTTATAACAGGAGATATGTTAAGCCATAAAGTCTCACGTCGGGATAGAGCCAGTAGACCAATTACAGGCGATGGTGTCGCGATAAGTGTAATTGAGAATAGTTTAAATACTGGTGATATTTACGCATCGATTAAAAATAATGGGAAAGCGGCTTTTTCAGTTTATATCCCGGCAGGAGGGTCGAAAATTCCTATAACAGAAGAAACTGGTATTGAAAGAGAAGATGAATTTGGCAATTGGCGTAATCTACAACAACTTTGCATGCAGGGTGATCTTGTTTTCAATTTTATAATCAATGATACACCAGTAATGATAGAAGAACTTATGACTGAAGCTAAAGAAATTAAAGAAAATGTTGATTATTTTATCTGTCATCAGTCAAGTGTTTTCACATTAAAAAAATTGAGAGAGCATTTGGGAGTCTCAAAAGAAAAACTTCCAAACGATATTGTGCCAATATATGGGAATTCAAGTAGTGCAACAATTCCTGTGACTTTAACGCACCATTTTTCTGATATGTTTAAGGATAAAAATATTAACAGGATTATGTTTGCGGCATTCGGTACCGGACTTTCATTGGGAGCAGTGTTAATGGACGTTCCTAAATTTGATTATTGTGAATTTATTGAGTATGCCCATTCAAATGCTCAATTGTAA
- a CDS encoding MBL fold metallo-hydrolase, translated as MPIQMLNCKPIINRLFSSVTYLIISNEGSSAWVVDPGDMDRLTPYLNNTHIYISGVLLTHAHFDHIYGLNEIIALFPTTKVYTNEFGKRMLLNEKMNLSKYHDSPFIFSREDSIESISDGSKIELDNEIKAQAIYTPGHNPSCITWIIKDCLFTGDSYIPGIKTVTNLPASNKEQARISEEKIKSLGNDKLIYPGHLISEIPWHH; from the coding sequence ATGCCCATTCAAATGCTCAATTGTAAGCCAATAATAAATAGGTTGTTTTCATCTGTAACCTATTTGATTATCTCTAATGAGGGATCTTCGGCTTGGGTTGTTGATCCAGGAGATATGGATAGATTAACCCCGTATCTTAACAATACACATATCTATATTTCTGGAGTCTTATTAACTCATGCTCACTTTGATCATATTTATGGGTTAAACGAAATTATAGCATTATTTCCGACCACAAAGGTTTACACCAATGAGTTCGGGAAGAGAATGCTATTAAACGAAAAGATGAATCTCTCAAAATATCATGATTCACCATTTATTTTTTCAAGGGAAGATTCAATTGAAAGTATTAGCGATGGTAGCAAAATAGAACTGGATAATGAAATCAAGGCACAAGCTATTTACACTCCAGGGCATAATCCAAGCTGTATCACTTGGATTATTAAAGATTGTCTTTTTACAGGAGATTCGTATATACCAGGAATAAAGACTGTTACCAATCTTCCCGCATCAAACAAAGAGCAGGCACGAATAAGTGAGGAGAAGATTAAAAGTTTGGGTAATGATAAATTGATTTATCCCGGTCATTTAATATCTGAGATTCCATGGCATCATTAA
- a CDS encoding glycosyltransferase, which translates to MASLKDDTVIQLQRISTICKLKVPVVVVWCMTYNHANYIKEALDGFVTQIASFPFIVIVHDDASSDKTSEIVCEYGEKYSDIIYPIIETENQYSKQDGSLDYIMKAAIKATGAKYIAMCEGDDYWTDPLKLQKQVNVLEKKIEIGGVYSRVQCYFQGHRKFEGYIGKDYISFENLLRENTIPTLTVLIRKELLLKYIEEIKPERQNWEMGDYPMWLWIAYKSKFYFMNEITGVYRILNESVSHSDSVDRHIEFYNSCRDIQHYFIDYSHRFDLLNWVEEYYNSRMYQLCLEQNYIEIKSYRDYFKTIKPTSFKTKMFKISANYRICEYLMKICLQNIFIRKLYNNINK; encoded by the coding sequence ATGGCATCATTAAAGGATGATACAGTAATTCAACTTCAAAGAATTTCAACAATTTGTAAGTTGAAAGTTCCGGTTGTTGTAGTTTGGTGTATGACTTATAATCATGCTAACTATATAAAGGAGGCGCTTGATGGATTTGTTACTCAAATAGCATCTTTCCCGTTTATTGTGATAGTTCATGATGATGCTTCGTCTGATAAAACATCTGAAATTGTCTGTGAATATGGGGAAAAATACTCTGATATAATTTATCCAATAATCGAAACAGAGAATCAGTATTCTAAACAGGATGGTAGCTTAGACTATATTATGAAAGCTGCAATTAAAGCTACTGGCGCAAAATATATAGCCATGTGTGAGGGAGACGATTATTGGACAGACCCGTTAAAATTGCAGAAGCAGGTAAATGTGCTTGAAAAAAAAATAGAAATAGGAGGAGTATATAGCCGGGTACAATGTTATTTTCAAGGACATAGAAAATTTGAAGGATATATTGGTAAGGATTATATTTCTTTTGAAAATTTATTGAGAGAAAATACAATCCCCACTTTAACCGTATTGATTAGAAAAGAGTTATTGTTAAAATATATAGAAGAGATAAAACCGGAAAGGCAAAACTGGGAAATGGGGGATTATCCGATGTGGCTTTGGATAGCCTATAAGAGTAAATTCTATTTTATGAACGAGATTACAGGTGTATACAGAATATTAAACGAGTCAGTTTCGCATTCTGATTCTGTTGATAGACATATAGAATTTTATAACTCTTGCAGAGATATTCAACACTATTTCATTGATTATTCACATCGGTTTGATTTATTAAATTGGGTCGAAGAATATTACAACAGTAGAATGTATCAATTATGTCTGGAACAAAATTATATTGAAATTAAAAGCTACCGGGACTATTTTAAAACGATAAAGCCGACATCTTTCAAAACAAAAATGTTTAAAATATCTGCTAATTACAGGATTTGTGAATATCTGATGAAAATATGTCTCCAGAATATTTTTATTAGAAAATTATATAATAATATCAATAAATAA